The following coding sequences are from one Formosa haliotis window:
- a CDS encoding TrkH family potassium uptake protein has product MKLNFKIIFHLLGLLLLFNGGFMLLSALVSLLYDDGVTIKLFYSGMIPVMLGAVVMIATKDHKKEMNKREGYIIVTFGWLVMTLSGTLPYLLTHSIPSFTDAFFETMSGYTTTGASILHDIEIIPHGVLFWRSLTHWIGGMGIIVLAIAILPLLGIGGMQLFAAEAPGPSADKLHPRITDTAKRLWLIYFGYTVAETLLLWLAGMTFFDAINHALSTLSTGGFSTKNASVAYWNHQPIIQYIIILFMFFAGANFVLSYFAFKGKFIKIYKDEEFKLYCWFIVIFTAIVSLIIYFKADLNMSTIVHPMVWGQGESAFRHGLFQVLSIITTTGFVSADYTLWTHFLVVFFFGLMFLGGSAGSTAGGIKVVRHLITIKNGFMEFKRSLHPNAVLPVRYNTKSVSGDIVFNILAFFILYMLSFIVGALGFSMLGINFESAVGLSASSLGNVGPALGNFGPVTNYAALPGIGKWWCSFLMLIGRLELFTVLVLLTPFFWRNR; this is encoded by the coding sequence ATGAAACTTAATTTTAAAATTATTTTTCATCTTTTAGGATTACTGTTGTTGTTCAACGGTGGGTTTATGCTTCTGTCGGCTTTAGTTAGTCTTTTATACGATGATGGAGTTACCATAAAACTGTTTTATTCCGGAATGATTCCTGTGATGCTAGGTGCGGTTGTTATGATTGCAACTAAAGATCATAAAAAGGAAATGAATAAGCGTGAAGGTTATATTATAGTAACTTTTGGCTGGTTAGTCATGACCTTATCGGGAACCTTACCTTATCTTTTAACCCATAGTATTCCTAGTTTTACAGACGCCTTTTTTGAAACCATGTCTGGATACACCACAACCGGAGCATCTATTTTACATGATATCGAAATTATACCGCATGGAGTCTTGTTTTGGCGTAGTTTAACGCATTGGATTGGTGGTATGGGAATTATTGTTTTGGCTATAGCCATACTTCCATTACTTGGTATAGGAGGTATGCAGCTATTTGCGGCTGAAGCTCCTGGACCAAGTGCCGATAAATTGCATCCACGGATTACAGACACAGCAAAACGGTTGTGGCTAATTTACTTTGGGTACACGGTTGCGGAAACCTTGCTGCTTTGGTTAGCAGGAATGACATTTTTCGATGCTATAAATCATGCTTTATCAACGCTTTCTACAGGAGGATTTTCTACTAAAAATGCCAGTGTAGCGTATTGGAATCATCAACCTATTATACAATATATTATTATCCTCTTTATGTTTTTTGCAGGGGCTAATTTTGTACTTAGTTACTTTGCATTTAAAGGGAAGTTTATTAAGATTTATAAAGATGAAGAGTTTAAATTGTATTGCTGGTTTATAGTTATTTTTACGGCCATAGTATCTTTAATTATTTATTTTAAAGCCGATTTAAACATGTCTACTATTGTGCATCCAATGGTGTGGGGGCAAGGTGAAAGTGCGTTTAGACATGGTTTATTTCAAGTACTTTCTATTATTACAACAACAGGATTTGTGTCTGCAGATTATACGTTATGGACACATTTTTTAGTGGTCTTTTTCTTCGGACTCATGTTTCTAGGTGGCTCGGCAGGAAGTACGGCTGGAGGTATAAAAGTGGTACGTCATTTAATTACGATTAAAAACGGATTTATGGAGTTTAAACGTTCTCTTCATCCAAACGCGGTATTACCCGTTCGTTATAACACCAAATCGGTTTCTGGAGATATTGTTTTTAATATCTTGGCGTTTTTTATCTTGTATATGCTATCGTTTATTGTAGGTGCTTTAGGGTTTTCTATGCTCGGTATTAATTTCGAATCGGCAGTTGGATTGTCGGCGTCAAGTTTAGGGAATGTTGGGCCTGCATTAGGTAATTTTGGTCCGGTTACAAACTACGCTGCCTTACCAGGGATTGGAAAATGGTGGTGTAGCTTTTTAATGCTAATTGGTCGTTTAGAACTCTTTACTGTTCTAGTTTTACTAACCCCATTTTTCTGGAGAAACAGGTAA
- the ubiE gene encoding bifunctional demethylmenaquinone methyltransferase/2-methoxy-6-polyprenyl-1,4-benzoquinol methylase UbiE, with translation MANNLYLLKILGLTKVNPYKDSDLGKKEQVTKMFDTISGTYDDLNRVISFGIDIKWRKKVVELVKNTNPNSILDIATGTGDLAINLAETQAEKIVGLDISPGMLEVGKQKVKAKNLEGTIEMILGDSENMPFADNTFDAITVAFGVRNFETLEKGLSEILRVLKPNGIFVILETSVPIKTPYKQGYKMYSTYMLPIIGKLFSKDKSAYKYLSDSAAVFPHGEALNNILRKIGFINVKDFPQTFGVATIYTSSKE, from the coding sequence ATGGCGAATAACTTATATTTGCTGAAAATTTTAGGTTTGACAAAAGTAAATCCCTACAAAGACAGCGACTTAGGTAAAAAAGAGCAAGTCACAAAAATGTTTGATACTATTTCTGGCACTTACGACGATTTAAATCGGGTAATCTCTTTTGGTATTGATATAAAATGGCGTAAAAAAGTGGTTGAACTTGTTAAAAACACCAACCCCAACTCTATTTTAGATATTGCTACAGGAACTGGCGATCTGGCCATTAATTTAGCTGAAACTCAGGCCGAAAAAATAGTAGGATTAGATATTAGTCCTGGTATGCTAGAGGTTGGAAAACAAAAAGTAAAAGCTAAAAATCTGGAAGGTACTATTGAAATGATTTTAGGAGATTCTGAAAACATGCCCTTTGCTGATAACACTTTTGATGCTATAACAGTGGCCTTTGGGGTACGGAATTTTGAAACTTTAGAAAAAGGTTTATCCGAAATTCTACGCGTGTTAAAACCTAACGGAATTTTTGTTATTTTAGAAACCTCGGTTCCAATAAAAACACCTTATAAACAAGGCTACAAAATGTATTCTACTTATATGTTACCCATTATAGGAAAACTATTTTCTAAAGACAAAAGTGCTTATAAATATTTAAGCGATTCGGCTGCTGTTTTTCCTCATGGAGAAGCTTTGAACAATATTTTAAGAAAAATTGGGTTTATTAATGTTAAAGATTTTCCACAAACATTTGGAGTCGCTACCATTTATACATCATCTAAAGAGTAA
- a CDS encoding fatty acid desaturase family protein — protein MTKQMLSFSRTDSAKFFRTLNKRVNEYFKENNIKRTGNWKLWLKTIIMFTIFLAPYFLILTLDIPQWAQLLLTIVMGIGMAGVGMNVMHDGNHGAFSDKEWVNRLMGSSIYILAGNVYNWQVQHNVLHHTYTNIHGHDEDLEAGRILRFSRHSEWKWHHKFQHYYSVLLYGLLTINWAITTDIKQMRRYMKRKLSYGKFPSPVLNWSKLVISKIIYVSIWIIIPMVVLDLAWWKILLGFFIMHYTAGLILSVVFQLAHVMEDAEMPLPSEDGTMKNTWAIHQLKTTVNFGAKSRIINWYTGGLNHQVEHHIFPHISHVHYTKISKIVKETAKEFNLPYNEYKTTRKAIAAHFNYLREMGMKPALQS, from the coding sequence ATGACTAAACAAATGTTATCGTTTTCACGTACAGATTCTGCAAAATTTTTCAGAACACTAAACAAACGTGTTAACGAATATTTTAAAGAGAACAACATTAAACGTACAGGAAACTGGAAATTATGGCTAAAAACAATAATCATGTTTACCATATTTTTAGCGCCTTACTTTTTAATTCTAACCTTAGATATTCCGCAATGGGCCCAACTTTTACTAACAATAGTTATGGGAATTGGAATGGCAGGAGTTGGAATGAATGTTATGCACGACGGAAATCACGGAGCCTTTTCGGATAAAGAATGGGTAAACCGATTAATGGGTAGTAGTATTTATATTCTTGCAGGTAATGTATATAACTGGCAAGTACAACATAATGTATTACACCACACTTACACCAATATTCACGGCCATGATGAAGATTTAGAAGCTGGACGGATTTTAAGATTCTCAAGACATTCTGAATGGAAATGGCATCATAAATTTCAACATTACTACTCCGTTTTACTTTACGGTTTATTAACTATTAATTGGGCCATTACTACCGATATTAAACAAATGAGACGCTATATGAAGCGTAAACTATCGTATGGAAAATTCCCAAGTCCAGTATTAAATTGGAGTAAGCTAGTTATTTCAAAAATAATATATGTTAGCATCTGGATTATAATTCCGATGGTCGTTTTAGACTTAGCTTGGTGGAAAATCTTACTTGGTTTTTTCATTATGCACTATACTGCCGGATTAATTTTAAGTGTTGTTTTTCAGTTAGCACATGTTATGGAAGATGCCGAAATGCCACTGCCTTCCGAGGATGGTACTATGAAAAACACTTGGGCTATTCACCAGTTAAAAACTACTGTTAATTTTGGTGCTAAAAGCAGAATTATAAATTGGTATACTGGCGGATTAAACCACCAAGTAGAACATCATATTTTTCCACATATTAGTCATGTACATTACACCAAGATTTCTAAAATTGTAAAAGAAACGGCTAAAGAATTTAATTTACCATACAACGAATATAAAACTACTCGTAAAGCTATTGCAGCTCACTTTAACTATTTGCGTGAAATGGGTATGAAACCAGCTTTACAATCTTAA
- a CDS encoding pyridoxal phosphate-dependent aminotransferase, which yields MNHPLSDRITSLPASATLAMAAKARELKTQGIDIIGLSLGEPDFNTPEFIKDAAIKAINDNFNSYSPVDGYVELKEAIITKFKRDNNLTYTPSQIVVSTGAKQSIANIAQVLLNPGDEVLLPAPYWVSYSAIATLCEATYKEIPSTIDNDFKITPEQLEAAITPKTKMVFFNSPNNPSGTIYSESEYRALAEVLEKHPNIFVLSDEIYEHINYGEKHFSFAAIPSMYDRTITVNGVAKAFAMTGWRIGYIGAPEWIAKACTKMQGQITSGTNCIAQQATITALNESPERITYMVDEFKVRRDLILDLLNDIEGFKTNVPEGAFYVFPNVADFFGKTLRGKTINNATDFSLYLLEEAHVATVTGEAFGNSDCIRISYAASQEQIKEAMKRIKAAVTE from the coding sequence ATGAATCATCCACTTTCTGACAGAATTACCAGCCTGCCTGCATCGGCTACATTAGCTATGGCGGCTAAAGCTCGTGAACTAAAAACACAAGGCATCGATATTATTGGATTAAGTTTGGGAGAACCAGATTTTAATACACCAGAATTCATTAAAGATGCTGCTATTAAAGCGATTAACGACAATTTTAACTCATACTCTCCTGTAGACGGATATGTAGAGTTAAAAGAAGCGATTATCACAAAATTTAAACGCGACAACAATTTAACGTATACACCTTCACAAATTGTGGTTTCTACTGGAGCTAAACAATCTATTGCTAATATTGCACAGGTTTTACTTAACCCAGGAGACGAAGTACTTTTACCTGCACCATACTGGGTAAGCTACTCGGCTATTGCGACTTTATGTGAAGCTACTTATAAAGAAATCCCTTCAACCATTGATAATGATTTCAAAATAACTCCAGAACAGTTAGAGGCTGCTATTACGCCTAAAACTAAAATGGTATTTTTTAATTCGCCAAATAACCCAAGTGGAACTATTTATAGCGAAAGTGAATACCGTGCCCTTGCTGAAGTTTTAGAAAAACACCCTAACATTTTCGTTCTTTCTGATGAAATTTACGAACACATAAACTACGGCGAAAAACACTTTAGCTTTGCTGCCATTCCAAGTATGTACGACCGTACCATTACTGTTAACGGTGTTGCAAAAGCATTTGCCATGACAGGATGGAGAATTGGTTATATTGGAGCCCCAGAATGGATCGCTAAAGCTTGTACAAAAATGCAAGGACAAATAACATCTGGAACGAACTGTATTGCACAACAAGCAACCATTACAGCTTTAAACGAATCTCCTGAGCGCATTACCTATATGGTCGATGAATTTAAAGTGCGTCGTGATTTAATTCTAGATTTATTAAACGATATCGAAGGATTCAAAACAAATGTTCCTGAAGGTGCGTTTTATGTTTTCCCAAATGTAGCAGATTTCTTTGGAAAAACTTTAAGAGGAAAAACAATTAATAACGCTACAGACTTCTCGTTATACTTATTAGAAGAAGCTCACGTGGCTACTGTGACTGGCGAAGCGTTTGGAAACTCTGACTGTATTCGTATTTCTTATGCTGCTTCGCAAGAACAGATTAAAGAAGCTATGAAACGTATTAAAGCTGCTGTAACAGAATAA
- a CDS encoding lactonase family protein has translation MKTLLSIFSLILITSCNSNKSTNTKESLAFYVGTYTSKNSKGIYKYALNTDGVFTKIGLVAKTENPSFLSFSSDKKHLIAANEIDLEGSESITCFSIKNDSLILKNSIPSGGTNPCFVTTNSDNYVLATNYSSGTVALASLQNDGLLTKVLDIQQHDGNGTTSRQEAPHAHSAWFEPNSNTIISVDLGTNQLWFSKIDSNTKALNPVAPFKLDMAKGAGPRHLTFHPNNKWIYVLNELNNTVSRIEKSPDTTYHVKESISTLPENFSGNNTSADIHVSLDGKFLYTSNRGHNSIAIFKIDSTKGSLNPIGHESTKGLDPRNFSLTPNNNYIVVANQNSNNLVAFKRNKNEGTLMFTDEINAPTPVCVLFE, from the coding sequence ATGAAAACTCTTCTATCCATTTTTAGTCTTATTTTAATAACAAGTTGTAATTCGAATAAATCGACAAACACCAAGGAGAGTTTAGCTTTTTATGTAGGTACTTATACTTCTAAAAACAGTAAAGGCATTTACAAATACGCCCTAAATACGGATGGAGTTTTTACAAAAATAGGATTAGTTGCCAAAACAGAAAACCCCTCGTTCTTAAGTTTTAGTTCAGATAAAAAACATCTTATTGCAGCAAATGAAATAGATCTTGAAGGCAGTGAATCCATCACCTGTTTTAGTATTAAAAACGATTCTTTAATACTAAAAAACAGCATTCCTTCTGGTGGCACCAATCCGTGTTTCGTTACTACAAATTCCGATAATTATGTGCTTGCTACCAATTATTCAAGTGGAACAGTAGCACTAGCAAGCTTACAAAATGATGGATTATTGACAAAGGTCTTAGATATTCAACAACATGACGGTAATGGCACCACAAGCAGACAAGAAGCACCACACGCCCACTCGGCTTGGTTTGAACCTAATAGCAACACTATAATTTCGGTTGACTTAGGAACCAACCAATTGTGGTTTTCTAAAATAGATTCAAACACCAAAGCCTTAAACCCTGTTGCTCCTTTTAAATTAGACATGGCAAAAGGTGCAGGACCAAGACATTTAACTTTTCATCCAAATAACAAATGGATCTATGTTTTAAACGAATTAAACAATACGGTCTCTCGGATAGAAAAATCACCGGACACCACATATCACGTTAAAGAAAGTATTTCTACGCTTCCAGAAAATTTTTCAGGCAACAATACAAGTGCAGACATACATGTTTCGTTAGACGGTAAGTTTCTTTACACCTCTAACCGAGGTCATAATAGCATTGCTATATTTAAAATCGATTCTACTAAAGGCTCTCTCAACCCAATAGGGCACGAATCGACAAAAGGTCTGGACCCCAGAAACTTTTCGTTAACCCCAAACAATAATTATATTGTTGTAGCCAACCAAAACTCCAATAATTTGGTAGCCTTTAAAAGAAATAAAAACGAAGGAACATTAATGTTTACAGACGAAATTAACGCTCCAACTCCGGTTTGTGTATTATTTGAATAA
- the pruA gene encoding L-glutamate gamma-semialdehyde dehydrogenase produces MGKGFFNTPIAINEPVRSYAPGSPERESVLAAYKELFNSKVDVPLYINGKDVKTGNTRTMSPPHDHKHVVGQYHLAEKSHVEDAIATALEARKAWSQMPWEHRAGIFLKAAELIQGPYRDKINAATMIAQSKTIHQAEIDSACELIDFLRFNVQFMTDIYHEQPESTSDAWNKIEYRPLEGFTYAVTPFNFTAIAGNLPACMALMGNVVVWKPSDSQVYSAKVIMDIFEEAGVPPGVINVVFGDAEMITDVVMSSPDFSGLHFTGSTHIFKELWKKIGNNIHNYKTYPRIVGETGGKDFIVAHKTAKPKQVATAIVRGAFEFQGQKCSAASRAYIAKSIWDEVKDYVIEDVNSFKQGSPEDMSNFVTAVIHEGSFDKLAKYIDEAKAAKDAEIIVGGGYDKSKGYFIEPTVILTTNPNYTTMSTELFGPVITIYVYEDDAFSETLKLVDETSEYALTGAILAQDRYAIIEATTALQNAAGNFYINDKPTGAVVGMQPFGGARASGTNDKAGSPQNLLRWVSPRMIKETFVTPTDYRYPFLGE; encoded by the coding sequence ATGGGAAAAGGATTTTTTAACACACCAATTGCCATTAACGAACCTGTAAGGAGTTATGCTCCTGGATCTCCAGAACGCGAATCTGTTTTAGCGGCTTACAAGGAACTTTTTAATAGCAAAGTTGATGTACCTCTATATATTAACGGAAAAGATGTAAAAACTGGAAATACCAGAACGATGTCTCCTCCGCACGATCACAAACACGTGGTTGGTCAATATCATTTAGCTGAAAAATCTCATGTAGAAGATGCTATTGCAACTGCTCTTGAAGCTAGAAAAGCATGGTCTCAAATGCCTTGGGAACACAGAGCAGGAATTTTCTTAAAAGCAGCCGAACTTATTCAAGGTCCTTACCGAGATAAAATTAATGCTGCAACCATGATTGCACAATCTAAAACAATACATCAAGCAGAAATTGATTCGGCTTGCGAATTGATAGACTTTTTACGTTTTAATGTACAGTTCATGACAGACATTTACCATGAACAACCAGAAAGTACAAGCGACGCTTGGAATAAAATTGAATACAGACCTCTTGAAGGATTTACATACGCAGTAACACCTTTTAACTTTACAGCAATAGCAGGAAACTTACCAGCTTGTATGGCTTTAATGGGAAATGTTGTTGTTTGGAAACCTAGCGACAGCCAAGTATATTCTGCCAAAGTAATTATGGATATTTTTGAAGAAGCTGGTGTTCCTCCAGGAGTGATTAACGTTGTTTTTGGTGATGCCGAAATGATTACCGATGTTGTCATGTCTAGCCCAGATTTTTCTGGATTACACTTTACAGGTTCTACACATATTTTTAAAGAACTTTGGAAAAAAATTGGGAACAATATTCACAACTACAAAACGTACCCAAGAATTGTAGGTGAAACTGGTGGAAAAGATTTTATTGTCGCACACAAAACAGCTAAGCCAAAACAAGTAGCTACAGCTATTGTTAGAGGTGCATTCGAATTCCAAGGACAAAAATGTAGTGCTGCTTCTCGTGCCTACATAGCAAAAAGTATTTGGGACGAAGTTAAAGACTATGTTATTGAAGATGTAAACTCTTTCAAACAAGGGTCACCAGAAGACATGTCGAACTTTGTAACTGCGGTTATTCATGAAGGTTCTTTCGATAAATTAGCTAAATATATAGATGAAGCTAAAGCTGCTAAAGATGCTGAAATTATTGTTGGAGGTGGATACGATAAAAGTAAAGGTTACTTTATAGAGCCAACTGTTATCTTAACAACAAACCCTAATTACACAACAATGAGCACAGAGCTTTTTGGCCCTGTAATAACCATATATGTTTATGAAGATGATGCCTTTAGCGAAACTCTAAAATTAGTTGACGAAACTAGTGAATACGCTTTAACTGGTGCCATTTTAGCACAAGATCGTTATGCCATTATTGAGGCTACAACAGCTTTACAAAATGCAGCTGGTAATTTCTATATAAACGATAAACCTACCGGTGCCGTAGTTGGTATGCAACCTTTTGGAGGCGCAAGAGCCTCTGGAACGAACGACAAAGCGGGTAGCCCACAAAACTTATTACGTTGGGTATCTCCGAGAATGATTAAAGAAACTTTTGTTACGCCTACAGATTACCGTTACCCATTTTTAGGTGAGTAA
- the trkA gene encoding Trk system potassium transporter TrkA, with the protein MKIIIAGAGEVGFHLAKLLSYEAQEITLIDVNKDSLTYADRHLDIKVIKGDSTSISILKDARVSQSDLVIAVTSSETTNITVCVLAKQLGAKKTIARISNTEFINHKEEVGFTKFGIDELISPEALAAAEIKLLLDQSAFTDSYEFDDGALTMVGLNLAKSVSFVGKTVKEAAQILPEIHFVPIAIQRFGTQYTIIPRGDTVFRAGDNVVFITSEGGAEELCKLTGKANTEVKNVMILGGSKIGFKAARDLSNSSTRVKLIEKNKDRAFDVADELPKVLVINGDGRNVDLLEEENLSDMDAFIAVTGNSETNIMSCLVAKSKNVRKTIALVENMDYFELSQSIGIDTLINKKLLAANNIFRYIRKGDVIAMTKLNNMHAELLEFKVKSKSLICNKLIKELDFPRSAIIGGIIRNDNGIIALGDFRITEGDRVVVCCLPQAIKQVEKIFL; encoded by the coding sequence ATGAAAATTATCATTGCAGGTGCTGGTGAGGTTGGGTTTCATTTGGCAAAACTTTTGTCTTACGAAGCTCAAGAAATAACTTTAATAGATGTTAATAAGGACAGTTTAACTTATGCCGATAGGCATTTGGATATAAAAGTTATTAAGGGCGATTCTACTTCAATTTCTATTTTAAAGGATGCAAGAGTGTCTCAAAGCGATCTTGTTATAGCGGTAACGTCTTCTGAAACTACAAATATTACGGTTTGTGTTTTAGCTAAGCAATTAGGAGCAAAAAAGACGATTGCAAGAATATCTAATACCGAATTTATTAATCATAAGGAAGAAGTTGGATTTACTAAATTTGGAATAGACGAACTTATTTCTCCTGAAGCTTTAGCTGCTGCCGAAATTAAATTGTTGCTCGATCAGTCTGCCTTTACAGATAGTTATGAGTTTGATGATGGGGCCTTAACCATGGTAGGGTTAAACCTTGCTAAATCTGTAAGTTTTGTAGGAAAAACTGTTAAGGAAGCAGCCCAAATTTTACCTGAAATTCATTTTGTCCCAATTGCTATTCAGCGTTTTGGTACACAATATACTATAATCCCAAGGGGAGATACGGTTTTTCGAGCGGGAGATAATGTGGTTTTTATCACCTCGGAAGGTGGTGCCGAAGAGCTTTGTAAACTTACAGGAAAAGCGAACACCGAAGTTAAAAACGTCATGATTTTAGGTGGAAGTAAAATCGGTTTTAAAGCGGCTCGCGATTTAAGTAATTCTTCTACGCGTGTAAAATTAATAGAAAAAAATAAAGACCGTGCTTTTGATGTAGCCGATGAATTACCTAAAGTTTTGGTGATTAATGGAGATGGGAGAAATGTAGATTTATTAGAAGAGGAGAACCTTAGCGATATGGATGCCTTTATTGCGGTTACAGGGAATTCTGAAACCAATATTATGTCCTGTTTAGTTGCAAAATCTAAAAATGTTAGAAAGACCATTGCTCTGGTAGAAAACATGGATTATTTTGAACTATCGCAATCTATCGGAATTGATACGTTGATTAATAAAAAGCTTTTGGCTGCAAATAATATTTTTAGATATATTAGAAAAGGAGATGTTATTGCAATGACAAAACTGAATAATATGCATGCCGAATTATTAGAGTTTAAGGTAAAATCTAAATCGTTAATCTGTAATAAACTAATTAAGGAATTAGATTTTCCTCGTTCAGCAATTATAGGAGGTATTATTAGAAACGATAACGGAATTATAGCCTTAGGAGATTTTAGAATTACGGAAGGTGATCGGGTGGTAGTTTGTTGTTTACCACAAGCGATTAAGCAGGTAGAAAAAATATTTCTATAA
- a CDS encoding lactonase family protein, whose translation MKTFLSILSLCLILSCSSHKSSSKKADNYSFFVGTYTTKDSKGIYKYALNKDGSFQNIGLQAITESPSFISLSANKDYLVAGNKLDPNPGSLTAFAIEGDSLILKNAITSGGKNPCHVAINKDNYVIAANYGSGTLGLFHLKNDGHLSNLLDTQQHIGKGTTSRQEGPHAHSSYFVPNSDEIITIDLGTNGLWFYKINKENNTLQPNQPLILNMAEGAGPRHLTFHPNNKWIYIVNELNNTVTRIERSGEGQYAIKESTSIIPNDFKGSTAAADIHISSDGKFLYASNRGHNSIAIFTVNEKNGELTSLGFESTRGETPRNFSLSPHEDFIVVANQNSDNLVSFKRDKKTGLLTFAHEIKAPTPSCVIFE comes from the coding sequence ATGAAAACATTTTTATCTATTTTAAGTTTATGCTTAATTTTAAGTTGTAGTTCACATAAATCATCTTCAAAAAAAGCTGATAACTACTCTTTTTTTGTAGGAACGTACACCACAAAAGACAGTAAAGGCATTTACAAATATGCTTTAAACAAAGATGGTTCATTTCAGAACATAGGATTACAAGCTATTACCGAGAGCCCTTCATTTATCAGTTTATCTGCTAACAAAGATTACCTAGTTGCTGGTAATAAGCTAGACCCAAACCCAGGAAGTTTAACCGCTTTTGCTATAGAAGGTGACTCCCTTATTCTTAAAAACGCTATTACTTCTGGAGGTAAAAATCCGTGTCATGTGGCTATTAATAAGGATAATTATGTAATTGCAGCAAATTATGGCAGTGGAACTCTTGGCCTTTTTCATTTAAAAAATGATGGTCATTTAAGTAATTTATTAGATACCCAACAACATATTGGAAAAGGGACAACTAGCAGACAAGAAGGTCCTCATGCACATTCATCATATTTTGTTCCGAATAGCGATGAAATTATAACTATAGACCTAGGTACTAATGGTTTGTGGTTTTATAAAATTAACAAGGAAAATAATACCCTTCAACCTAATCAGCCTTTAATATTAAATATGGCTGAAGGAGCTGGCCCTAGACACCTAACCTTTCACCCAAACAACAAGTGGATTTACATTGTAAACGAATTAAATAATACCGTTACAAGAATAGAACGTTCAGGAGAAGGGCAATACGCTATTAAAGAAAGTACCTCTATTATTCCTAATGATTTTAAAGGAAGTACAGCTGCTGCAGATATTCATATCTCTTCCGATGGCAAATTTCTATACGCGTCAAATCGCGGACATAACAGCATTGCAATTTTTACGGTAAATGAAAAAAATGGCGAGTTAACCTCTTTAGGATTTGAATCGACACGAGGAGAAACTCCAAGAAACTTTTCTTTATCTCCTCATGAAGACTTTATAGTTGTAGCCAATCAAAATTCCGACAATTTAGTATCGTTTAAAAGAGATAAAAAAACAGGATTATTAACTTTTGCACACGAAATTAAAGCACCAACACCGTCTTGTGTCATTTTTGAATAA
- the rsmG gene encoding 16S rRNA (guanine(527)-N(7))-methyltransferase RsmG: MDLILKYFPDLTEEQISKFQKLESLYQDWNLKINVVSRKDIDELYLRHVLHSLGIAKLISFKEGTKLMDVGTGGGFPGIPLAIMFPECSFHLVDSIAKKLKVVADVVEGLELTNVKVTHSRVEDIDDTYDFIVSRAVAAMPTFVHWTKGKIAKTQQNALKNGIIYLKGGDLAEELQDYKTATLYNLSDYFDEEFFETKKIVHLPIKYKG; the protein is encoded by the coding sequence ATGGACCTAATCTTAAAGTACTTCCCAGATTTAACAGAAGAGCAAATTTCTAAGTTTCAAAAACTAGAAAGCTTGTATCAGGATTGGAATTTAAAAATTAATGTGGTGTCTAGAAAAGATATCGATGAACTGTATTTACGTCATGTACTGCATTCTTTGGGGATTGCCAAATTAATTTCATTTAAAGAAGGAACTAAATTAATGGATGTAGGTACTGGTGGCGGATTTCCAGGAATCCCATTGGCTATAATGTTTCCAGAGTGTTCTTTTCATTTGGTAGATAGTATTGCCAAAAAGTTGAAAGTGGTTGCAGATGTTGTTGAAGGTTTAGAATTAACCAATGTAAAAGTCACCCATAGCCGTGTTGAAGATATAGACGATACTTACGATTTTATTGTTAGTAGAGCTGTGGCAGCCATGCCTACATTTGTGCATTGGACAAAAGGTAAAATTGCTAAAACACAGCAAAACGCATTAAAAAACGGAATTATATATCTAAAAGGAGGCGATTTGGCCGAAGAACTTCAAGACTATAAAACGGCAACGCTTTATAATTTAAGTGATTATTTTGATGAAGAATTTTTCGAAACCAAAAAAATAGTTCACCTTCCTATAAAATATAAAGGCTAG